DNA sequence from the Halichoerus grypus chromosome 8, mHalGry1.hap1.1, whole genome shotgun sequence genome:
CAAGAAGCTATGGCTTGTGCCTACGCCCCTTGCTCCCAGCCGCACCTTTCTAGTTTTCAAGCAATCTATTGAGGGTGAGTCTGCATGCGTCTGGTCGCTGGCGGACCCCctccctaaacacacacacacacacacaccttcccccATTCGTCTCTTTCAGACTAGGACCCCctccctaaacacacacacacacacacacaccggcgGACCCCctctctaaacacacacacacacacacaccttcccccATTCGTCTCTTTCAGACTAGGACCCCctccctaaacacacacacacacacaccggcgGACCCCctctctaaacacacacacacacacacaccttcccccATTCGTCTCTTTCAGACTAGGACCCCctccctaaacacacacacacacacacacacacacacacacacacacacactggcggACCCCctctctaaacacacacacacacacacacacacacaccccttcccccaTTCGTCTCTTTCAGACTAGGACCCCctccctaaacacacacacacacaccggcgGACCCcctctccaaacacacacacacacacacacacacacaccccttcccccaTTCGTCTCTTTCAGACTAGGCGCTTCTCCGAGTGTTGGGTTGAATGGGAAAGAACGGGCCCGTCTTTGTCATTAATCCTCCCCTCCTTCGGGCGAGCCAAGCTTCTTCCGGGTCAGCGACAATACCGCCACCCCAATCGGGCCCGCGGTCTCCCATCCTAATAGCCCTGCGCCCGCGAGGGCCAGGTCGCCACCGCCCGCAGGTtgcgggaggggaggagggcgagAAGGGCGGGCGGCgcgggagagggggagggagggagggaggggacagcaatccgaggaggaggaggaggagagagcagcCTACCGCAGCTGGCGAGGAGAATGGGAGTGCGGGGCGCCAGACCGCCGCGGGGTGTCACGGCCGCGGCCAAGCTTGCCAAGCGCGGGGCAGGCGCCCGCCGCTTTTAAACCCGGGAGggcgcggcggccgcggcggcgggcGGATCGCGGCGCGCGCGGGGCGCCGGGCGGCGGCCGGATGGAGAGGAAGGGCTCAGCGGCCGCGGCCAAGGGGAACCCGAACCCGCCCGCGGCCGGCGAGGCGcagcggccgccgccgccactgtgcgtcccgggcggcggcggcggcggggtcCCGGCGCGCGGCCAGGCTGGGGCGGCGGCCGAGCCCGCCGAGTTCATCCGGCGGGCGCACGAGTTCAAGAGCCAAGGGGCGCAGTGCTACAAGGACAAGAAATTCCGCGAAGCCATCGGCAAATACCACCGGGCGTTGTTGGAGCTGAAGGGGCTGCTGCCGGCGCCCGGGGAGCAGGAGCGGGACTCGCGCGCGGCCTCCCCGCCCGGGGCCCCAAACCCCGGCCGCCTCTCGGAGGAGCAGAGCAAGACAGTGGAAGCCATCGAGATCGACTGCTACAACAGCCTGGCAGGTGAGCTGCGCCGCGCCGCGcccggcccctcctcccctgcctgcccgcccgccccccgcccccccgcccggCGCCCGGCGAGGGGCCCCGGCCCTCGGGTCCCAGCCGACCGCTGCGGCGCGCCCGCGCTGCCCACTTCCCCGCTGGCACCGTGCTGCCCCGGGAAGGAGGACCCGGGAGGGGGGCGCTTTGGAAAAAGTGACTTTTAGGACTACACCTCCCAAAACTCGTTGTCATCCTGTGTCCCTTCCCCCTCATCCATCGTAAATCTCACCTAAAAATAACTGGACAGACAGAAGGAGCCCCGGCTGGCCTGGTGGCGATTGCTGTTGCTACTGCTCACC
Encoded proteins:
- the TTC9 gene encoding tetratricopeptide repeat protein 9A — translated: MERKGSAAAAKGNPNPPAAGEAQRPPPPLCVPGGGGGGVPARGQAGAAAEPAEFIRRAHEFKSQGAQCYKDKKFREAIGKYHRALLELKGLLPAPGEQERDSRAASPPGAPNPGRLSEEQSKTVEAIEIDCYNSLAACLLQAELVNYERVKEYCLKVLKKEGENFKALYRSGVAFYHLGDYDKALYYLKEARTRQPTDTNVIRYIQLTEMKLSRCSQREKEAM